In Persicimonas caeni, a single window of DNA contains:
- a CDS encoding protein-glutamate methylesterase/protein-glutamine glutaminase, protein MKPIRVLVVDDSALIRKLLTEILSAAPNIEVVGTAGDPYIARRKIKKLDPDVLTLDVEMPRMDGLTFLENLMRLRPMPVVMVSTLTEQGAQVTLDALELGAIDFVTKPKIDVRHTIHEYAEELIGKIEAAARARVRRLEAKADAAEKRLSSGMFDTTDKLLAIGASTGGTTAISHIVTRFPADAPGTVIVQHIPGGFSRSFANRVNDLSAVRVVEAEDGMQIMTGNVYIAPGTHHLRVQRSGARFLCRLSEDAPVSGHRPSVDVLFESVAQQVGHNAVGVLLTGMGADGARGLLAMRRAGAPTIAQDEATSVVWGMPGRAVDLDAAQQILPLDQIASAALEAAIKPTDLSKHS, encoded by the coding sequence GTGAAACCGATTCGAGTGCTCGTCGTCGACGACTCGGCGCTGATTCGCAAGCTGCTGACCGAGATATTGTCCGCCGCCCCCAATATCGAGGTGGTGGGCACCGCCGGCGATCCGTATATCGCGCGCCGAAAGATCAAAAAGCTCGACCCGGACGTGCTCACGCTCGACGTTGAGATGCCGCGCATGGACGGGCTGACCTTCTTGGAGAACCTGATGCGGCTGCGCCCGATGCCGGTGGTGATGGTGTCGACGCTGACCGAGCAAGGGGCCCAGGTCACCCTCGACGCCCTCGAATTGGGCGCGATCGATTTTGTGACCAAGCCCAAGATCGACGTGCGTCATACCATCCACGAGTACGCCGAGGAGTTGATCGGCAAGATCGAAGCTGCCGCCCGAGCGCGGGTGCGCCGGCTGGAGGCCAAGGCAGACGCGGCCGAAAAGCGCCTGAGCAGCGGCATGTTCGACACCACCGACAAGCTGCTGGCCATCGGCGCGTCCACCGGAGGCACGACCGCGATCAGCCATATCGTGACTCGGTTTCCGGCCGATGCCCCCGGCACGGTCATCGTGCAGCATATCCCCGGCGGGTTTAGCCGCTCGTTCGCCAACCGGGTCAACGATCTGTCGGCGGTGCGGGTCGTCGAGGCCGAGGACGGCATGCAGATCATGACGGGCAACGTCTATATCGCCCCGGGCACCCACCATCTGCGCGTGCAGCGAAGCGGGGCTCGCTTTTTGTGTCGGTTGAGCGAGGACGCGCCGGTCAGCGGGCACCGCCCCTCGGTCGACGTGCTCTTCGAGTCGGTCGCCCAGCAGGTGGGCCACAATGCGGTGGGCGTGCTGCTCACGGGCATGGGCGCCGACGGCGCGCGTGGGCTGCTGGCGATGCGACGCGCCGGAGCGCCGACCATCGCCCAAGACGAGGCCACCAGCGTGGTCTGGGGCATGCCCGGGCGCGCCGTCGACTTGGACGCCGCCCAACAGATTCTGCCGCTGGACCAAATCGCCTCCGCCGCACTCGAGGCTGCCATCAAGCCCACTGACCTCAGCAAGCACAGTTGA
- a CDS encoding chemotaxis protein CheW, translating to MTIATYDNALDEPAAEAAVTEQYLTFVLDGEEYGVDILRVREIKGWQKTTPIPNTPEYLKGVINMRGTIVPIIDLRERFGLEKVEYGPTTVVIVLKVISGERDRTMGIVVDAVSDTYQISADQVQPAPEFGGAISVEFLRGLATVDEQMIILLDIDHLLNSGELKVMERAAQSVAEE from the coding sequence ATGACGATTGCAACCTACGACAACGCGCTCGACGAGCCTGCCGCCGAGGCGGCGGTGACCGAGCAATACCTGACCTTCGTGCTCGATGGGGAAGAGTACGGCGTCGACATCCTGAGGGTGCGCGAGATCAAGGGCTGGCAGAAGACCACGCCCATCCCCAACACCCCCGAGTACCTCAAAGGGGTCATCAATATGCGCGGCACGATCGTGCCCATCATCGACCTGCGCGAGCGCTTCGGGCTCGAGAAGGTCGAGTACGGCCCCACCACGGTGGTGATCGTGCTCAAGGTCATCAGCGGCGAGCGCGACCGCACCATGGGCATCGTAGTCGACGCGGTGAGCGACACCTATCAGATCTCGGCCGACCAGGTGCAGCCAGCGCCCGAGTTCGGCGGCGCCATCAGCGTGGAGTTTCTGCGCGGGCTGGCCACCGTCGACGAGCAGATGATCATCCTGCTCGACATCGACCACCTGCTCAATTCCGGCGAGCTCAAGGTGATGGAGCGCGCCGCGCAGTCCGTCGCCGAAGAGTAA
- a CDS encoding methyl-accepting chemotaxis protein: MSKNDKASKSDELNKEIEEQAVADEAAQMAEDFDDANSVEELAAARRQLAIQQSAMVGTATSLVTCDEDFNLTFVNGAAVEMFKRREEDLRSRFPDFDADNLVGRSIDIFHRTPQHVRDLISDPSNLPYSTEIKVGEAEFELIATALLDENGEWAGNLLQWTDVTDERDALRQMGRLIDGAVTGELDRRLEVDRYDGAMRRLSESVNELMDAVVAPTRACKNVMQELAGGDLTTRMHGEFGGEFAELSDAVNATAQRLQEVVTRIRDYSHAIGSSAAEISQGNTDLSQRTEEQAANLEETASSMEEFASTINQTADNAVKANQLADGARDKAENGGTVVRDAVEAMAEINEASTKIADIIGVIDEIAFQTNLLALNAAVEAARAGEHGRGFAVVAQEVRNLAQRSATAAKEIKALIKDSVRKVEDGTDLVNASGETLGEIVQAVKQVNDIISEIAAASQQQSAGVEQINQAVAQLDEVTQQNAALVEETAAASVSASDTVEELRRLLEFFHVGEQLGGEPGYGNGYANGNGRGNGHGHGLGHGHGFGHGHGFGHGDGHGFGHGHGYVNGNGNGRMRANGANGHAPMMKAPSKMDESHWDEF; the protein is encoded by the coding sequence ATGTCGAAGAATGATAAAGCGTCGAAGTCTGATGAGCTCAACAAGGAAATCGAAGAGCAGGCCGTGGCCGACGAGGCCGCGCAGATGGCGGAGGACTTCGACGACGCCAACAGTGTCGAGGAGTTGGCAGCCGCGCGCCGCCAGCTTGCCATCCAGCAGTCGGCGATGGTGGGCACGGCCACCAGCCTGGTGACCTGCGACGAGGACTTCAACCTGACGTTTGTCAACGGGGCGGCCGTCGAGATGTTCAAGCGCCGCGAGGAGGACCTGCGCTCGCGCTTCCCCGACTTCGACGCCGACAATCTGGTGGGTCGGTCGATCGATATTTTCCACCGCACTCCCCAGCATGTGCGCGACCTGATCAGCGACCCGAGCAACCTGCCGTACAGCACCGAGATCAAGGTCGGCGAGGCCGAGTTCGAGCTGATCGCCACGGCGCTGCTCGACGAGAACGGCGAGTGGGCGGGCAACCTGCTGCAGTGGACCGACGTGACCGACGAGCGCGACGCGCTGCGCCAGATGGGCCGGCTCATCGACGGCGCGGTCACCGGCGAGCTCGACCGTCGCCTCGAAGTCGACCGTTACGACGGCGCGATGCGCCGGTTGAGTGAGAGCGTCAATGAGTTGATGGACGCGGTCGTCGCGCCGACGCGGGCCTGCAAGAACGTCATGCAAGAGCTGGCCGGCGGGGACCTGACCACGCGGATGCACGGCGAGTTCGGCGGCGAGTTCGCCGAGCTGAGCGACGCGGTCAACGCGACGGCCCAGCGCCTGCAGGAAGTGGTCACTCGCATCCGCGACTACTCGCACGCCATCGGCTCGTCGGCCGCCGAGATCAGCCAGGGCAACACCGACCTGAGCCAGCGCACCGAAGAGCAAGCCGCCAACCTCGAGGAGACCGCCTCGTCGATGGAGGAGTTCGCCTCTACCATCAACCAGACCGCCGACAACGCCGTCAAAGCCAACCAGTTGGCCGACGGAGCCCGCGACAAGGCCGAAAATGGCGGCACGGTGGTGCGCGACGCGGTCGAGGCGATGGCCGAGATCAACGAGGCGAGCACCAAAATCGCCGACATCATCGGGGTCATCGACGAGATCGCCTTCCAGACCAACCTGTTGGCGCTCAACGCCGCAGTCGAAGCGGCGCGTGCCGGCGAGCACGGACGCGGCTTCGCGGTCGTCGCCCAGGAAGTGCGCAACCTCGCCCAGCGAAGCGCCACGGCCGCCAAGGAGATCAAGGCGCTCATCAAGGACAGCGTGCGCAAGGTCGAGGACGGCACCGACCTGGTCAACGCCTCGGGCGAGACGCTCGGCGAGATCGTCCAGGCGGTCAAACAGGTCAACGACATCATCAGCGAGATCGCGGCGGCCAGCCAGCAGCAGTCGGCAGGCGTCGAGCAGATCAACCAGGCGGTCGCCCAGCTCGACGAGGTCACCCAGCAGAACGCCGCGTTGGTCGAGGAGACCGCGGCGGCGAGTGTGTCGGCGAGCGACACCGTCGAGGAGTTGCGACGCTTGCTCGAGTTCTTCCACGTCGGTGAGCAGCTGGGTGGGGAGCCGGGATACGGGAACGGGTATGCGAACGGGAACGGGCGCGGGAACGGGCACGGGCACGGCTTAGGGCACGGGCACGGCTTCGGTCACGGGCACGGCTTCGGTCACGGTGACGGGCACGGCTTCGGTCACGGTCACGGGTACGTGAACGGGAACGGGAACGGGCGCATGCGTGCGAACGGCGCCAACGGTCACGCGCCGATGATGAAGGCGCCGTCGAAGATGGACGAGAGCCACTGGGACGAGTTCTAA
- a CDS encoding CheR family methyltransferase has product MSLTKARADQPFVERMDREFVFTDEDFAALRASIRRHAGISMSDAKRNLVYSRLARRLRELNLNRFADYRRYLEATPDEVEHFVNALTTNRTDFFREAHHFDHLTELLQAKVKPGKRFRIWSAACSTGEEPYTIAMTVRESLSARQAERVEIVASDIDTNALSRGVEGVYALRAAERAGEDRLARWFLRGSGPFEGKVRVKQELRDMISFGSMNLLEPWSWDEPFDAIFCRNVAIYFDKETQTRLFSHLGEALVPNGHLYIGHSESLFALAHTFEHQGKTIYRKRGGSNDQR; this is encoded by the coding sequence ATGAGCCTTACCAAAGCCAGAGCCGACCAGCCCTTCGTGGAGCGCATGGACCGCGAGTTTGTCTTCACCGACGAAGACTTCGCTGCGCTGCGCGCCTCCATTCGGCGTCACGCGGGCATCTCGATGTCCGACGCCAAGCGAAACCTGGTGTATAGCCGGTTGGCCCGACGGCTGCGAGAGTTGAACTTGAACCGGTTTGCGGATTATCGGCGCTACCTGGAGGCGACCCCCGACGAGGTCGAGCATTTCGTCAACGCGCTGACTACCAACCGCACGGACTTCTTTCGTGAGGCGCACCACTTCGACCACCTGACCGAGTTGCTGCAAGCCAAGGTCAAGCCGGGCAAGCGCTTTCGGATCTGGTCGGCGGCCTGCTCGACCGGTGAAGAGCCCTACACCATCGCGATGACCGTGCGCGAGAGCCTGTCGGCGAGGCAGGCCGAGCGCGTCGAGATCGTCGCCTCGGATATCGACACCAACGCGTTGAGCCGAGGCGTCGAGGGCGTCTATGCGCTGCGGGCGGCCGAACGCGCCGGTGAGGATCGCCTGGCCCGGTGGTTCTTGCGAGGAAGCGGCCCCTTCGAGGGCAAAGTACGGGTCAAACAAGAGCTTCGCGACATGATCTCGTTCGGCTCGATGAACCTGCTCGAGCCGTGGAGTTGGGACGAGCCGTTCGACGCCATCTTCTGCCGCAACGTGGCCATCTACTTCGACAAAGAGACCCAAACTCGCCTCTTCTCACACCTGGGCGAGGCGTTGGTCCCCAACGGCCATCTGTATATCGGCCACTCCGAGTCGCTGTTCGCCCTGGCCCACACCTTCGAGCACCAGGGAAAGACGATCTATCGCAAACGCGGAGGCTCGAATGACCAACGCTGA
- a CDS encoding chemoreceptor glutamine deamidase CheD has product MTNAERSASKPPAALGFDHIRRRWDARLDEWVADLLPGDYYVTSHREWLLTRLGSCIAVCVNDPVVGVGGMNHFMLPHASESTLTPVSESARYGAYAMEQLINSMLKLGARRDRLELKIFGGARMLSSLGDVGRRNISFIRQFAQLEGLRVTAQDVGGDQGRRVMYSPKSGRAFVRKLEAIERKDVAANETAYHRQIDREPVGGDVDLF; this is encoded by the coding sequence ATGACCAACGCTGAACGCAGCGCTTCGAAGCCGCCGGCGGCGCTGGGCTTCGACCATATCCGTCGGCGCTGGGATGCGCGCCTCGACGAATGGGTCGCCGACCTGTTGCCCGGAGACTATTACGTGACGAGCCACCGCGAGTGGCTGCTGACCCGGCTGGGAAGCTGCATCGCGGTGTGCGTGAACGATCCGGTCGTCGGCGTCGGAGGCATGAACCACTTCATGTTGCCTCATGCCAGCGAATCGACCCTGACGCCGGTCTCTGAATCGGCGCGCTACGGAGCGTATGCCATGGAGCAGTTGATCAACTCGATGCTCAAGCTGGGCGCCCGGCGCGACCGCCTGGAGCTCAAGATTTTCGGCGGCGCGCGAATGCTGTCGAGCCTGGGGGATGTGGGCCGGCGCAATATCAGCTTCATTCGCCAGTTCGCCCAGCTCGAGGGGCTGCGGGTGACCGCTCAGGACGTCGGCGGCGACCAAGGCCGCCGGGTGATGTACTCGCCCAAGAGCGGCCGAGCGTTCGTGCGCAAGCTCGAGGCGATCGAGCGCAAGGACGTGGCCGCCAACGAAACCGCCTATCACCGCCAGATCGACCGCGAGCCGGTCGGTGGTGATGTCGACCTCTTTTGA